The following coding sequences lie in one Myxococcales bacterium genomic window:
- a CDS encoding TonB-dependent receptor — translation MVERALTVAILALGLQDIAPKSIAMAQDSKPKVVSPRLIQFVEADYPPGLLEQEARVEMALTISATGKVTHVDIVESAGEAFDRAAQAAATAFVFSPARLGNKPVASRIRYRYVFELRPPTAPKTSVAAKREASASFSPGVVSNESETISVTARVDAPPREVTRRTIRSDVLVRVPGTRGDPLRAVELLPGVGRPPFTAGALIVRGSAPGDSQTQLEGLPLPLLYHFGGLTSVIHPRLLDRIDFYPGNFGAKFGRRTGGILDVTLRAPKDDGFHGVLDVNIIDASLLFEGPIGDKGGFAVAARRSYVDLVLEAALPDDDVSIVAAPVYWDYQGIVNYRLTPRDRLRLMVYGSRDTLRLLFQDPSESDPAFRGNFGVRSEFHRVHMSWFHQFSKALNQKIDVSLGLLELEVELGNDVAFNLSSVEVLGRSEWNWRLSPVVGLIAGLDIRAQPSDFYYRGPQPTQEEGDPSGGISGRDPISTQPLVLGQGSLMVYEPAAYLTVDLRPIEQLQILLGTRLDWFGVVRRWALDPRLAVRYSLNQKTTLKAGVGSFSQPPVVQEASEEFGNPSLRPIRSLHVSGGLEHKVDDVYSFGAEAFYKHLWDRVVSTQGAASPFFINDGIGRIYGLEVLARAEPKGRFFGFLSYTLSRSERRDRAEDWRLFDFDQTHILTLSGVYKLGAGWETGATFRLVSGNPFTPIAGGIYDANVDVYQPIYGSVNSKRNKLFHRLDLRIEKQWKLHYWQLAVYLDVQNVYNAENPEGTVYNYDFTETGAVRGLPIIPSLGVRGEF, via the coding sequence ATGGTTGAACGGGCTCTCACGGTCGCCATTCTCGCGCTCGGCCTCCAGGATATCGCGCCAAAGTCGATCGCGATGGCCCAAGACTCTAAGCCAAAAGTCGTTTCGCCCCGGCTGATTCAGTTTGTAGAGGCTGATTACCCACCCGGGCTTCTAGAACAGGAAGCGCGGGTGGAAATGGCACTTACCATTTCCGCGACCGGAAAAGTGACCCATGTCGACATCGTAGAGTCTGCCGGAGAGGCCTTTGATCGCGCCGCACAGGCTGCTGCTACCGCATTCGTGTTCAGCCCGGCCAGACTTGGCAACAAGCCGGTCGCCTCAAGGATTCGATATCGTTACGTATTCGAGTTGCGCCCACCCACAGCCCCCAAGACTTCCGTTGCCGCGAAACGCGAGGCGTCGGCGTCTTTCAGCCCCGGAGTGGTTTCTAACGAAAGCGAAACGATTAGCGTAACTGCGCGTGTCGACGCTCCGCCGCGCGAGGTGACACGACGTACGATTCGCTCGGACGTACTTGTGAGAGTCCCCGGGACACGGGGAGATCCGCTGCGTGCCGTGGAACTCTTACCCGGCGTCGGAAGACCACCCTTTACCGCCGGTGCTCTGATTGTGCGAGGCAGCGCGCCTGGCGATAGCCAAACTCAGCTTGAAGGGCTTCCCCTACCTCTTCTTTATCATTTTGGTGGCTTAACGAGTGTGATTCATCCCCGTCTCTTGGACCGCATTGATTTTTATCCTGGCAACTTCGGGGCGAAATTCGGCAGGCGGACGGGTGGCATTCTTGATGTCACGTTGCGCGCCCCCAAAGATGATGGTTTTCATGGCGTCCTTGACGTTAACATTATTGATGCCTCCCTTCTGTTCGAAGGACCCATCGGCGACAAGGGCGGTTTTGCGGTGGCCGCTCGCCGTAGTTATGTCGATCTGGTGCTGGAGGCCGCGCTTCCTGATGACGACGTCAGTATCGTGGCAGCTCCCGTGTACTGGGACTATCAAGGCATCGTTAACTATCGGCTGACGCCACGCGACCGGCTTCGGTTGATGGTATACGGCAGTAGAGACACTCTGCGTCTTTTGTTTCAAGATCCTTCCGAGAGCGACCCGGCCTTTCGCGGCAACTTCGGAGTCCGGAGTGAATTTCACCGAGTGCACATGAGCTGGTTTCACCAGTTCTCCAAAGCCCTCAACCAGAAGATCGATGTCTCCCTAGGTCTTCTGGAGCTGGAGGTAGAACTCGGTAACGATGTCGCCTTCAACCTTTCGAGCGTGGAGGTGTTGGGCCGCTCCGAGTGGAACTGGCGTCTTTCGCCTGTGGTCGGCCTGATTGCCGGCCTTGATATCCGCGCCCAGCCGTCCGACTTTTATTACCGCGGGCCGCAGCCGACACAAGAAGAAGGCGACCCCAGTGGCGGGATCAGTGGGCGGGACCCCATCAGCACCCAACCGTTGGTGTTGGGACAGGGCAGCCTGATGGTCTACGAGCCTGCAGCTTATCTCACCGTGGACCTTCGCCCCATTGAGCAGCTGCAGATTTTGCTGGGCACGCGCTTAGATTGGTTTGGCGTGGTTCGCCGATGGGCACTCGATCCGCGTCTGGCTGTGCGCTATTCACTCAATCAGAAGACCACGCTCAAAGCTGGCGTAGGGTCGTTTAGTCAGCCCCCGGTGGTGCAGGAGGCTTCAGAGGAATTTGGCAATCCATCGCTTCGGCCCATACGGTCCCTGCATGTCAGCGGTGGTCTCGAGCACAAGGTGGACGATGTATACTCGTTCGGGGCGGAGGCCTTCTATAAGCATCTTTGGGATCGCGTAGTCAGCACTCAAGGAGCGGCGTCCCCGTTTTTTATCAACGATGGGATTGGGCGCATCTACGGCCTTGAGGTATTGGCCAGAGCCGAGCCTAAGGGACGATTTTTCGGCTTCTTGTCCTACACGCTTTCGCGCAGTGAGCGGCGTGACCGGGCGGAGGACTGGCGCTTGTTCGACTTCGATCAGACCCACATCTTGACCCTCTCGGGCGTATATAAACTCGGCGCGGGGTGGGAGACGGGGGCCACCTTTCGTCTCGTCAGTGGCAATCCGTTTACCCCTATTGCAGGCGGCATCTACGATGCGAACGTCGATGTGTATCAGCCCATCTATGGGTCGGTGAACTCAAAAAGGAACAAACTTTTTCATCGATTGGACCTACGCATCGAAAAACAATGGAAGCTTCACTATTGGCAGCTCGCCGTGTATCTCGATGTACAAAATGTTTATAATGCGGAGAATCCCGAAGGTACCGTGTACAATTATGACTTCACAGAGACGGGCGCGGTGCGGGGCTTGCCCATCATCCCCAGCCTCGGGGTACGAGGTGAGTTTTGA
- the ychF gene encoding redox-regulated ATPase YchF, which produces MRLSIGIVGLPNVGKSTLFNALSSKQAEAANYPFCTIEPNVAVVNIPDPRFDALVKKVEPLKQVPATVDFVDIAGLVKGASQGEGKGNAFLSHIREVNAIAHVVRCFEDPNIVHVEGRIDPLADVDTIHTELVLKDLETVQKRLDKAKKNSKSGNAKEQKAADFYQRVSSVLDANGRASDVVPNDTDEIELMRDLFLLTSKPVFYVANVSEEGIVAPEQEPLLASLRARAAAEHTDLTVICASIEAEIMQLQPEERPDYLNSIGLEEPSLHHVIRTGYRMLDLITYFTAGKQEVRAWTIPKHTKAPQAAGAIHTDFERGFIRAEVIKWQDWIALGSEAACRNAGKMATEGKDYVVEDGDVMHFRFNV; this is translated from the coding sequence GTGCGTCTGTCTATTGGCATTGTAGGCTTACCGAACGTAGGCAAATCCACATTGTTTAACGCGTTGTCTTCGAAACAAGCGGAAGCGGCCAACTATCCGTTTTGTACCATCGAACCGAACGTTGCAGTGGTTAACATTCCCGACCCACGTTTTGATGCGCTCGTAAAAAAAGTTGAGCCCCTTAAACAGGTACCAGCCACTGTGGACTTCGTTGACATTGCGGGACTGGTCAAAGGAGCTTCGCAAGGAGAGGGGAAGGGGAATGCGTTTCTGAGCCACATCCGCGAAGTAAATGCCATTGCTCATGTCGTTCGTTGTTTTGAAGATCCCAATATCGTCCATGTCGAAGGCCGCATTGATCCCTTGGCGGACGTGGACACCATACATACTGAGTTGGTATTAAAGGATCTTGAGACAGTACAAAAAAGACTAGACAAAGCCAAGAAGAACTCCAAAAGCGGCAACGCCAAGGAACAGAAGGCGGCGGACTTCTATCAACGCGTCTCTAGCGTGCTAGATGCTAACGGACGCGCATCCGATGTCGTCCCAAATGACACGGATGAAATCGAACTGATGCGCGATTTGTTCTTGCTCACCTCGAAACCCGTTTTCTACGTCGCTAATGTTAGCGAAGAAGGAATTGTCGCTCCTGAACAAGAACCGCTATTGGCATCGCTAAGAGCGCGGGCCGCTGCCGAACACACGGATCTCACAGTCATTTGCGCTTCGATTGAGGCCGAGATCATGCAGCTGCAACCTGAGGAACGACCAGATTACTTAAACTCGATCGGCCTTGAGGAGCCTTCGTTGCATCACGTGATACGCACTGGCTATCGTATGTTAGATCTCATTACCTATTTTACTGCGGGCAAGCAAGAGGTACGCGCCTGGACGATTCCTAAGCACACCAAGGCGCCTCAGGCTGCGGGTGCAATCCACACGGATTTCGAGCGTGGTTTCATTCGTGCCGAAGTGATCAAATGGCAAGACTGGATCGCACTCGGCAGTGAAGCTGCGTGTCGCAACGCGGGCAAAATGGCCACCGAGGGCAAAGACTACGTCGTAGAAGACGGCGACGTGATGCACTTTCGGTTTAACGTCTGA
- the rimO gene encoding 30S ribosomal protein S12 methylthiotransferase RimO, translated as MSLKTVHFISLGCPKNRVDTEVMLGVSEASGLALVAEPEDAEVIVINTCGFIDRAKEESIDTILEMARYKIMGKCQRLVVAGCLSQRYSKELALQLPEVDHFLGSSDMLRLREVLATSAPRILVGNPADYLFQSSDPRRISTRIHSVFVKIAEGCNRTCSFCAIPSIRGKQRSRPVFDIVQEIHTLVERGSVEVNLISQDTIAYGRDLDPRASLSELLRSIAAVEQLRWLRLFYLYPETLTSELLDLFTEHPSLVPYIDMPLQHASDAMLRRMRRGHGGDRLYRVVEHLRNRISDLTLRTAFILGHPGETDKDFKELCNFVEWAGFDSVGVFLYSSEHDTPSGHMADPVPAEIAQRRADELMAIQRSISKRKQEAFIGQRIEVLVDGPSDESQYLLEGRHRGQAPDIDGKVYLANGAAKPGELIEAKVTAAADYDLLADILTQSRHRGSQEKPQHQRLPVVMDG; from the coding sequence ATGTCTCTAAAAACCGTGCACTTTATTTCACTTGGCTGCCCGAAAAATCGCGTCGATACGGAAGTGATGTTGGGCGTGAGTGAGGCTTCAGGCCTAGCTTTGGTGGCAGAGCCCGAGGACGCTGAGGTCATCGTCATCAACACCTGCGGGTTTATCGACAGAGCCAAAGAGGAGTCCATCGATACTATATTAGAGATGGCACGTTACAAGATCATGGGAAAATGCCAACGCTTGGTTGTTGCTGGTTGTCTATCCCAACGTTATTCAAAAGAACTCGCGCTCCAGCTTCCTGAGGTCGACCACTTTTTAGGTTCGAGTGACATGCTTCGGCTACGGGAAGTCCTTGCCACATCGGCCCCTCGCATCTTGGTCGGAAACCCAGCGGATTATCTATTTCAGAGCAGCGATCCTCGACGGATTTCCACACGTATTCATAGCGTGTTTGTTAAAATTGCCGAGGGATGCAATCGCACCTGCAGCTTTTGTGCGATTCCCAGCATCAGAGGCAAGCAGCGTTCTCGTCCTGTGTTTGATATCGTGCAAGAAATTCATACACTCGTTGAGCGCGGGTCGGTCGAGGTGAATCTCATCAGCCAAGATACGATCGCTTATGGTCGCGATCTGGATCCACGTGCCTCATTGAGCGAGCTTCTTCGATCTATAGCGGCCGTTGAGCAGCTTCGATGGCTGCGACTGTTCTATTTGTATCCCGAGACGCTGACGTCGGAACTTCTAGATCTATTCACCGAGCACCCCTCGCTCGTGCCTTACATTGATATGCCGCTACAACATGCATCGGACGCGATGTTGCGGCGGATGCGACGGGGGCATGGGGGAGATCGCCTTTATCGCGTCGTTGAACATCTGCGAAACCGCATTAGCGATCTCACCTTACGCACAGCATTCATTCTCGGGCACCCTGGAGAAACGGATAAGGATTTCAAAGAATTATGCAACTTTGTTGAATGGGCTGGTTTCGACAGCGTGGGCGTATTTTTGTACTCCTCCGAGCATGATACGCCAAGTGGTCATATGGCAGATCCGGTTCCCGCTGAAATCGCCCAACGTCGCGCCGACGAGTTGATGGCCATACAACGCAGCATTAGCAAACGGAAGCAAGAAGCATTCATCGGGCAACGCATCGAAGTCCTGGTCGACGGACCCAGCGATGAAAGCCAGTACCTGCTCGAAGGCCGTCATCGAGGCCAAGCTCCCGATATTGATGGCAAAGTCTATCTCGCCAACGGCGCCGCCAAGCCCGGTGAGTTGATCGAAGCCAAAGTTACGGCAGCCGCTGACTATGATCTTTTAGCCGACATACTGACACAATCCCGGCATCGGGGCTCACAGGAGAAGCCCCAACATCAGCGGCTCCCCGTGGTGATGGACGGATGA
- a CDS encoding 3',5'-cyclic-nucleotide phosphodiesterase has translation MSLRVLGCHGGETRDHRTSAFLVNERVAVDAGSITGMLTLEEQRLIEVVLVSHAHMDHVRDLATLADNRCQQGGPPLSIAATAGTIHALQHHFFNGRLWPDFSQIATLYGPTVRFQVLEPETTTECAGLQVQAVMVDHTVETSAFVIADGTSAFAYSGDTGPTHRLWEVLNAQRNLGALLIETSFPNERAALARVSGHHTPLTLHQELAKLRREERLPVYVFHIKPLFQVEVEEQLAQLERPELRVLALGDFVKV, from the coding sequence ATCTCACTTCGTGTTCTCGGCTGTCACGGCGGGGAAACCCGAGATCACCGGACCTCGGCATTTTTGGTAAATGAGCGCGTGGCCGTCGATGCTGGCTCCATCACGGGGATGCTGACTCTAGAGGAACAGCGGCTCATCGAAGTCGTGCTCGTCAGTCATGCCCATATGGATCACGTGCGTGATCTGGCCACACTGGCAGACAATCGCTGCCAACAGGGCGGCCCGCCCCTCAGCATCGCGGCTACAGCGGGCACCATTCATGCGCTGCAACACCACTTCTTTAACGGTCGTCTCTGGCCAGATTTTTCGCAAATAGCCACGCTTTATGGCCCCACCGTGCGTTTTCAGGTGTTGGAGCCAGAAACGACCACCGAGTGTGCGGGTCTGCAAGTGCAAGCGGTGATGGTTGATCACACGGTCGAGACCTCGGCGTTTGTAATCGCAGATGGAACCTCTGCATTTGCTTATAGTGGCGATACGGGGCCGACCCATCGTTTGTGGGAGGTACTCAACGCGCAGCGTAACCTTGGCGCGTTGTTGATCGAGACCTCGTTTCCGAATGAGCGTGCAGCTCTTGCCCGCGTTTCTGGACATCACACCCCGCTAACTTTGCACCAAGAACTTGCCAAGCTGCGCAGAGAAGAGCGTCTTCCCGTCTATGTGTTCCATATCAAACCGCTGTTCCAGGTTGAAGTGGAAGAGCAGCTCGCGCAACTTGAGCGTCCTGAGCTTCGGGTGCTAGCGCTCGGTGATTTCGTGAAGGTCTGA